The Colius striatus isolate bColStr4 chromosome 24, bColStr4.1.hap1, whole genome shotgun sequence genome includes a window with the following:
- the SLC30A2 gene encoding proton-coupled zinc antiporter SLC30A2, producing MQSNGHNLVQGQSTSLELGARWGRHCHAAGATSRPGQQQQARRKLYLAASICLAFMVGEAMGGYLAHSLAILTDAAHLLTDFASIMISLFALWVSSRPPTKTMNFGWYRAEILGALLSVLSIWVVTGVLVYLAAQRLLSADYDIEGSVMLITSACAVAVNIVMGVALHQTGHRHSHGAVSEQPNPSVRAAFVHVVGDLLQSVGVLIASYIIFFKPEYKYMDPICTFLFSALVLGTTLTILRDVLLVLMEGTPKGMDFNAVRETLLAVAGVEAVHSLHIWALTATQPLLSVHIAINAGASAQDVLEEASSRLQSAFHFHTTTIQVESYSEEMRDCQECQPPRD from the exons ATGCAAAGCAATGGGCACAACTTGGTGCAGGGACAGTCCACCTCCCTGGAGCTGGGGGCGCGGTGGGGCAGGCACTGCCACGCGGCGGGGGCCACCAGCcgccctggccagcagcagcaggcacgCAGGAAGCTCTATCTGGCCGCCAGCATCTGCCTTGCCTTCATGGTGGGGGAAGCAATGG GTGGGTACCTGGCACACAGCCTGGCCATCTTGACAGATGCAGCCCACCTCCTGACCGACTTTGCCAGCATTATGATCAGCCTCTTTGCACTCTGGGTGTCTTCGCGCCCACCTACCAAAACCATGAACTTCGGATGGTACCGGGCAG AGATCCTGGGCGCCTTGCTCTCTGTGCTCTCCATCTGGGTGGTGACGGGTGTCCTGGTCTACTTGGCGGCCCAGCGCCTGCTCTCAGCTGACTATGACATAGAGGGCAGCGTCATGCTCATCacctctgcctgtgctgtggcCGTCAACATCGT GATGGGGGTGGCTCTGCACCAGACAGGGCACAGGCATAGCCACGGGGCAGTCAGCGAGCAGCCCAACCCTAGTGTCCGTGCTGCCTTTGTCCACGTCGTGGGAGACCTGCTGCAGAGTGTCGGTGTCCTCATTGCATCCTACATCATATTCTTCAAG CCTGAGTACAAGTACATGGATCCCATCTGcactttcctcttctctgcGCTGGTCTTGGGGACAACACTGACCATTCTTCGTGATGTACTCCTCGTCCTCATGGAAG GCACCCCTAAAGGGATGGACTTCAATGCTGTGCGAGAGACGCTGCTGGCCGTGGCAGGGGTGGAGGCTGTGCACAGCCTCCACATCTGGGCGCTGACGGCAACACAGCCACTGCTCTCGGTGCACATTGCCATCA ATGCAGGTGCCAGTGCCCAGGACGTGCTGGAGGAAGCCAGCTCCCGACTGCAGAGTGCCTTCCATTTCCACACCACCACCATCCAGGTAGAGAGCTACTCCGAGGAGATGCGGGACTGCCAGGAGTGCCAGCCTCCCCGTGactga
- the TRIM63 gene encoding E3 ubiquitin-protein ligase TRIM63, which translates to MDFQAGILQDGSPMENLEKQLICPICLEMFSKPVVILPCQHNLCRKCANDVFQAANPYWQSRGSMISGGRFRCPSCRHEVLLDRHGVYGLQRNLLVENIIDIYKQECSSRPLKKGEHPMCKEHEDERINIYCVTCEVPTCSMCKVFGAHKDCEVAPLQTVFQGQKTELNNCISMLMAGNDRIQTIISQLEDSCRSTEENSEAAKQELCARFDTVAELLEEKKSELLERITREQNDKMGFVRGLICQYKEQLEKSSQLVETAIQAMEETGGATFLMSAKQLIKTIVEASKGSRLEKIEHGYENMDTFSVSLDHLAEAVRTLDFDPAEEDEEYFDGEEEEVEENTVPEKTLMAARVPVSRLTLGQAAAGTLRPAWSSLPRAVLHTSPRRFTRAEATGCHQRRPRTGVTRPGHPSGLPPQRTMAAGEEKQRLLSKGAGG; encoded by the exons ATGGATTTCCAAGCTGGCATCCTTCAGGATGGAAGCCCCATGGAGAACCTGGAGAAGCAGCTCATCTGCCCTATCTGCCTGGAGATGTTCAGCAAGCCGGTGGTGATCCTGCCATGCCAGCACAACCTCTGCCGCAAGTGTGCTAACGATGTCTTCCAG GCTGCCAACCCATACTGGCAGAGCCGGGGCAGCATGATTTCAGGAGGCCGGTTCCGGTGCCCGTCGTGCCGCCATGAGGTGCTGCTGGACCGTCATGGTGTCTACGGGCTGCAGAGGAACCTGCTGGTGGAGAACATCATTGACATCTATAAGCAGGAGTGCTCCAG CAGGCCGCTGAAGAAGGGGGAGCACCCCATGTGCAAGGAGCACGAGGATGAGAGGATCAACATCTACTGTGTCACCTGTGAGGTCCCCACCTGCTCCATGTGCAAAGTCTTTGGTGCCCACAAGGACTGCGAGGTTGCCCCCCTACAAACCGTCTTCCAGGGACAGAAG ACTGAGCTGAACAACTGCATCTCCATGCTGATGGCAGGGAATGACCGGATCCAGACAATCATCTCCCAGCTGGAGGACTCGTGCCGAAGCACCGAG GAGAACAGTGAGGCAGCTAAGCAGGAGCTATGTGCTCGCTTTGACACcgtggcagagctgctggaggagaagaAGTCTGAGCTGCTAGAGCGCATCACCCGTGAGCAGAATGATAAGATGGGCTTTGTCCGGGGCCTCATCTGCCAGTacaaagagcagctggagaaaTCAAGCCAGCTGGTGGAGACAGCCATCCAGGCCatggaggagactgggggggcCACCTTCCTCATG AGTGccaagcagctcattaaaac AATCGTGGAGGCCTCCAAGGGCAGCAGGCTGGAGAAAATTGAGCATGGCTACGAGAATATGGACACCTTCTCAGTGAGCCTGGACCATCTCGCTGAGGCAGTCCGCACCTTGGACTTTGACCCTG CTGAGGAAGACGAGGAGTACTTtgatggggaggaagaagaagtgGAGGAAAACACAGTGCCTGAGAAGACGTTGATGG CCGCCCGGGTGCCGGTGAGCAGGCTCACCCTGGGGCAGGCGGCTGCCGGCACTTTGCGGCCGGCCTGGTCCTCCCTCCCCCGGGCGGTTTTGCACACGAGTCCCCGTCGCTTCACACGAGCCGAGGCCACCGGCTGCCACCAGCGCCGGCCACGCACCGGAGTCACCCGACCGGGTCATCCGTCCGGCCTCCCACCACAGAGAACGATGGCAGCCGGCGAGGAGAAGCAGCGGCTGCTGAGCAAGGGCGCAGGCGGGTAG